From Weissella confusa, a single genomic window includes:
- the ylqF gene encoding ribosome biogenesis GTPase YlqF, with translation MAQIIQWFPGHMAKAFRLMRENLKYVDIVFELVDARIPVSSRNPELDEVLGQKPRLLVMTKTDLADPERTKAWKKYFEAQGMEVVALDTRGHKTPQIMTKAARKVLADKWAALEEKGVKDKPIRALVAGIPNVGKSTLLNHLVTKNVAITGDRPGVTKKLQWLKTPTNLELLDTPGVLWPKFEDQRVGEHLAMTGAIKDQLINQDDIALATLKFMREYNPAAIIARYHLPEDAWENNTDVELLLLITQKLGFKDDYDRASERLLIDLRRGKLGEYTVEMPEDNIGVVQDDQA, from the coding sequence ATGGCTCAAATTATTCAATGGTTCCCTGGTCACATGGCTAAAGCCTTCCGCCTAATGCGCGAAAATTTAAAGTATGTTGATATTGTGTTTGAATTGGTTGATGCTCGCATCCCAGTTTCATCACGTAACCCAGAACTAGATGAGGTCTTGGGTCAAAAGCCTCGTTTGTTGGTTATGACAAAGACTGACTTGGCTGATCCAGAACGTACGAAGGCTTGGAAGAAGTACTTCGAAGCTCAGGGGATGGAAGTTGTGGCGTTGGATACGCGTGGCCACAAGACGCCCCAAATTATGACGAAGGCTGCCCGCAAGGTGTTAGCTGACAAGTGGGCTGCCCTAGAAGAAAAGGGTGTTAAGGACAAGCCAATCCGTGCGTTGGTTGCTGGTATTCCAAACGTTGGTAAGTCAACGCTTTTGAATCACTTGGTGACGAAGAATGTTGCCATCACCGGTGACCGTCCAGGTGTGACGAAAAAGTTGCAATGGTTGAAGACGCCAACGAACTTGGAGCTATTGGACACGCCTGGTGTGCTTTGGCCGAAGTTTGAGGACCAACGTGTTGGTGAGCACTTGGCGATGACTGGTGCCATTAAGGATCAATTGATTAACCAAGATGACATTGCCTTGGCAACGTTGAAGTTTATGCGCGAGTATAACCCAGCTGCCATTATTGCCCGTTACCACTTGCCAGAAGATGCCTGGGAGAACAATACAGACGTTGAGTTGTTGTTGCTTATCACGCAAAAGCTTGGATTTAAGGATGACTACGATCGTGCATCAGAGCGTTTGTTGATTGATTTGCGTCGCGGCAAGCTGGGTGAATACACGGTTGAAATGCCTGAGGACAACATCGGAGTTGTACAAGATGACCAAGCCTGA
- the topA gene encoding type I DNA topoisomerase: MAETTEKKPAKKRATASKTKSKAKPKKNLVIVESPSKAKTIEKYLGSSYKVVASIGHIRDLPKSTMGVDIENNYEPKYINIRGKGDVIKGLKKEAKAAKHVYLASDPDREGEAIAWHLSHILDLDLDAGENRVVFNEITKDAVKDAFKQPRKINMDLVDAQQARRVLDRLVGYSISPILWKKVKKGLSAGRVQSVALGLVIARENEIQAFQPDEYWTLDSEFKKDKTKFKAVFYGVDGKKTELPDNDAVQEVMKRLDQKGDFDITKVEAKERKRNPQPAFTTSTMQQTANTQLNFRTRKTMMAAQQLYEGINLGGKEGSVGLITYMRTDSTRISEIAKADASTFIHEEYGAEYAATKPVQGKQQEGAQDAHEAIRPTSVFRTPASIKDKLTNDQFKLYQLIWSRFVASQMTPEILDTMAVTIEQNGVMFRANGSKTKFAGFTKAYPAAKEKDNKLPELAVGDLVQMAKTSPEQHFTQPPARYTEAALVKALEENGVGRPSTYAATIETIQKRGYVRIDAKKFVPTELGELVQNTVQEFFPDVTNIKFTAQVETDLDNVENGKENWVKVIDDFFKPFSQELEKAEVEMEKIVLKDRLAGFNCDVCGAPMLEKMGRYGKFYACSRFPDCRNTQTIVEEIGLGCPKCGIGQIVERKTKRGRTFYGCSRYPDCDFVSWDKPTEKTRADGTTPKDDEEVSDKAEKQETEKA, translated from the coding sequence ATGGCAGAAACAACTGAAAAGAAGCCAGCAAAGAAGCGTGCGACGGCTTCAAAGACCAAGTCTAAGGCTAAGCCAAAGAAGAACCTAGTTATCGTTGAGTCACCATCAAAGGCCAAGACGATTGAAAAGTACTTGGGAAGTTCTTATAAGGTCGTTGCAAGTATTGGTCACATCCGCGACTTGCCCAAGTCAACGATGGGTGTCGATATTGAAAATAATTATGAACCTAAATACATCAACATCCGCGGTAAAGGGGATGTGATTAAGGGTTTGAAGAAAGAAGCTAAGGCAGCTAAGCACGTTTACCTCGCATCCGACCCGGATCGTGAAGGAGAAGCAATTGCTTGGCACTTGTCACATATTCTTGACTTGGACTTAGACGCCGGCGAAAACCGTGTTGTCTTCAATGAAATTACCAAGGATGCCGTTAAGGATGCCTTTAAGCAACCACGTAAGATCAACATGGATTTGGTTGATGCGCAACAAGCACGTCGTGTCCTTGATCGTTTGGTAGGTTACTCAATCTCACCAATCTTGTGGAAGAAGGTTAAGAAGGGGTTGTCAGCTGGACGTGTGCAATCAGTCGCATTGGGATTGGTTATTGCGCGTGAGAACGAAATTCAAGCCTTCCAACCAGATGAATACTGGACGTTGGATTCAGAATTCAAGAAGGATAAGACCAAGTTTAAGGCGGTCTTTTACGGCGTTGATGGTAAGAAGACGGAGTTGCCGGATAACGATGCGGTTCAAGAAGTGATGAAGCGCCTTGATCAAAAGGGTGACTTTGATATCACAAAGGTTGAAGCGAAGGAACGTAAGCGTAACCCACAACCAGCCTTCACAACGTCAACGATGCAACAGACGGCGAATACGCAATTGAACTTCCGTACGCGTAAGACGATGATGGCTGCGCAACAGTTGTACGAAGGTATCAACTTGGGCGGTAAAGAAGGTAGTGTTGGACTGATTACGTATATGCGTACTGATTCAACGCGTATTTCTGAAATCGCTAAGGCGGACGCTTCAACGTTCATCCATGAAGAATATGGTGCCGAGTATGCGGCAACAAAGCCAGTCCAAGGTAAGCAACAAGAAGGTGCTCAAGACGCCCACGAAGCCATTCGTCCAACGTCTGTCTTCCGTACGCCAGCTTCAATCAAGGATAAGTTGACGAATGATCAATTTAAGTTGTATCAATTGATTTGGTCACGTTTTGTGGCTAGTCAAATGACTCCGGAAATCTTGGACACGATGGCTGTCACGATTGAACAAAACGGGGTAATGTTCCGTGCTAATGGTTCAAAGACTAAGTTTGCTGGATTTACCAAGGCTTATCCAGCAGCTAAGGAAAAGGACAACAAGTTACCTGAATTAGCAGTTGGCGATTTGGTACAAATGGCAAAGACATCACCTGAACAACACTTTACGCAACCGCCTGCTCGTTATACCGAAGCTGCTTTGGTTAAGGCGCTGGAAGAAAATGGTGTTGGTCGTCCATCAACGTATGCTGCTACAATTGAGACGATTCAAAAGCGTGGTTACGTGCGTATTGATGCGAAGAAGTTCGTGCCAACTGAATTGGGTGAGTTAGTCCAAAACACGGTGCAAGAATTCTTCCCGGATGTCACGAACATCAAGTTTACCGCCCAAGTCGAAACCGATTTGGATAACGTTGAAAACGGTAAGGAAAACTGGGTGAAGGTCATCGATGACTTCTTCAAGCCATTCTCACAAGAGCTTGAAAAGGCTGAAGTGGAGATGGAAAAGATTGTCTTGAAGGACCGCTTGGCTGGCTTTAACTGTGATGTCTGTGGTGCACCGATGCTTGAAAAGATGGGACGCTATGGTAAGTTCTACGCTTGTTCACGCTTCCCTGATTGCCGTAACACGCAAACGATTGTTGAAGAAATCGGTCTTGGTTGCCCTAAGTGTGGTATCGGACAAATTGTTGAACGCAAGACCAAGCGTGGTCGTACGTTCTACGGTTGCTCACGTTACCCAGATTGTGATTTCGTATCATGGGACAAGCCAACTGAAAAGACGCGTGCCGATGGTACAACGCCAAAGGATGACGAAGAAGTTTCAGATAAGGCTGAGAAGCAAGAAACTGAGAAGGCATAA
- a CDS encoding ribonuclease HII, producing the protein MTKPETIAAIKVALQGDVAPEQLTIWRADERAGVQKLLVSYDKRLAKQAAQAQAFSERLTFERDAWQNGLVLAGVDEVGRGPLAGPVVAAAAVIDDSFDLIAVHDSKQLSEKARLALDQDIKDKVVAYAFGVVDAEQIDEINIYEASRVAMKQAIENLSVQVDGLLIDAMTVDLPLPQEKLIKGDDRSISIGAASILAKNFRDELMAAYAIDYPGYGFEHNAGYGTAEHLAGLEMNGVTPIHRKTFAPVKNYLD; encoded by the coding sequence ATGACCAAGCCTGAGACAATCGCAGCCATTAAGGTGGCGTTGCAAGGCGATGTCGCACCAGAACAGTTGACTATTTGGCGCGCGGATGAGCGTGCTGGTGTCCAGAAACTGTTAGTGAGTTACGATAAGCGATTGGCTAAACAAGCGGCACAAGCGCAGGCTTTTTCAGAACGCCTAACATTTGAGCGAGATGCCTGGCAGAATGGCCTTGTTTTGGCGGGTGTTGATGAAGTCGGCCGTGGTCCTTTAGCTGGTCCCGTGGTTGCAGCAGCTGCCGTCATTGATGACTCGTTTGACCTGATTGCAGTGCATGATTCAAAGCAACTGTCTGAAAAGGCGCGTTTGGCACTTGATCAAGACATCAAGGATAAAGTGGTTGCGTATGCCTTTGGGGTTGTTGATGCTGAACAAATCGACGAAATCAACATCTATGAGGCGTCACGTGTGGCGATGAAGCAGGCAATCGAAAACTTGTCGGTACAAGTTGATGGCTTACTGATTGATGCGATGACGGTTGATTTGCCACTGCCCCAAGAAAAGTTAATCAAAGGGGATGACCGCAGTATTTCAATCGGGGCGGCTTCTATTCTTGCGAAGAATTTTCGTGATGAATTGATGGCAGCTTATGCGATTGATTATCCGGGCTACGGCTTTGAACATAACGCTGGCTACGGAACCGCTGAACATTTGGCTGGTTTGGAAATGAATGGCGTGACACCTATTCACCGCAAAACATTTGCGCCAGTTAAAAATTATTTGGATTAA
- the dprA gene encoding DNA-processing protein DprA: MKQRDFLLWLLLVPGVGIVGRTHIWQYMLAHGVNELSINEVHQLAGVPAQQRASSRAFCQSEVAREQFEKLKMMDYVTIADDDYPTWLAEINCPPVVLFYKGNLLFARYPGVAIVGTREMSTYGEQIVKGFVPTFVEAGIITISGLASGIDEAVHRETLAHHGATVGVIGTGLDVAYPRRRDSLQSQVADAGVVVSEYLPWVGPAKHQFPERNRIIAGLCAACLVVEAKNRSGSLITANQALAANRDIYAVPGRIDTTLSSGTNALISAGAIPALSPADIIRNSF; encoded by the coding sequence ATGAAACAACGTGATTTTTTATTATGGTTATTGCTGGTCCCTGGTGTTGGAATTGTTGGCAGAACACATATTTGGCAATATATGCTTGCACATGGCGTAAATGAACTTTCGATAAACGAGGTACACCAATTAGCAGGTGTTCCGGCGCAGCAACGTGCGAGCAGTCGTGCTTTTTGCCAATCGGAAGTAGCCAGGGAACAATTTGAAAAGCTTAAAATGATGGATTATGTCACGATTGCTGACGATGATTATCCAACCTGGTTAGCGGAAATTAATTGTCCGCCAGTGGTGTTGTTTTACAAAGGGAATCTTTTGTTTGCGCGTTATCCAGGCGTCGCGATTGTCGGCACTCGCGAAATGTCGACGTATGGGGAACAAATTGTTAAAGGGTTTGTGCCGACATTCGTTGAAGCAGGGATTATAACGATATCTGGTTTAGCAAGCGGTATTGATGAAGCCGTTCATCGCGAAACGTTAGCTCATCACGGCGCGACGGTCGGTGTTATTGGGACAGGACTTGATGTTGCGTATCCGCGTCGCCGGGATAGTTTACAAAGCCAGGTGGCTGACGCTGGCGTTGTTGTGTCGGAATATTTGCCGTGGGTCGGACCGGCTAAACATCAATTTCCGGAACGTAATCGCATTATTGCCGGACTGTGTGCGGCATGCTTAGTAGTGGAAGCCAAAAATCGTTCGGGTTCTTTAATCACGGCTAATCAGGCGTTGGCTGCAAATCGGGATATTTATGCAGTGCCAGGTCGAATCGATACGACACTTTCTAGTGGGACAAATGCCTTAATCTCTGCCGGCGCAATACCTGCATTATCCCCGGCAGATATCATCCGAAATTCCTTCTGA
- a CDS encoding YozE family protein, giving the protein MRRPFFSWLMTQRNPMTFDEVQTFANAAFYDQQFPKQAEDFDELSRYLEENASYLHSMSVFDEAWTRYLASED; this is encoded by the coding sequence ATGCGACGCCCATTTTTTTCGTGGTTGATGACCCAACGCAATCCAATGACTTTTGACGAAGTTCAGACGTTTGCGAATGCGGCCTTCTACGACCAACAATTTCCTAAGCAAGCGGAAGATTTTGATGAATTATCACGTTACTTAGAAGAAAACGCGTCTTACCTACACAGCATGTCAGTTTTTGACGAAGCGTGGACGCGTTACTTAGCATCAGAAGATTAA
- the xerC gene encoding tyrosine recombinase XerC codes for MADTAKLTGLFLDYLRVERQYSDDTQKAYRSDINEFERFLIETGDQETVDITAVDQYDVRVYLSALYEKGDVSRTIARKVSSLRAFYQFLERNEFVTSNPFAGVQLKKAGRHLPRYFYEKELNKLFEVVMGDTSLLGLRNRLLLEILYGTGARVSEVAGLTLGMIDQQARIITITGKGNKTRIVPYGQYAADALAVYLTDARPALLAKSDTVHDRLFVNQRGQALTTSGIEYILKQLAKKAGLTQVVSAHMFRHTFATDLLNNGADLRTVQQLLGHSSLSTTQIYTHVTTDALQKSYRDFFPRATE; via the coding sequence ATGGCAGATACGGCGAAATTAACCGGGTTGTTTTTGGACTACTTACGTGTTGAACGCCAGTATTCAGATGACACCCAAAAGGCTTACCGGTCAGATATTAACGAGTTTGAACGCTTCTTAATAGAGACTGGCGATCAGGAAACGGTTGATATTACAGCCGTTGATCAATATGATGTGCGTGTTTACTTATCAGCCCTTTATGAAAAAGGGGATGTGAGTCGGACAATTGCCCGCAAAGTGAGCTCGTTACGTGCCTTTTATCAGTTCTTGGAACGCAATGAATTTGTGACCAGTAATCCATTTGCTGGTGTGCAACTGAAAAAAGCAGGACGGCATTTGCCACGGTACTTTTACGAAAAAGAGTTAAACAAGCTGTTTGAAGTGGTGATGGGAGATACAAGTCTCCTGGGATTACGTAATCGGCTGTTGCTGGAAATTTTGTATGGTACCGGGGCGCGTGTTTCCGAAGTTGCAGGTTTAACGTTGGGGATGATTGACCAACAGGCGCGCATCATTACTATCACTGGTAAGGGAAATAAGACGCGTATTGTGCCATACGGTCAGTATGCAGCTGATGCATTGGCGGTTTACTTAACTGATGCGCGACCAGCATTGCTGGCAAAGTCCGACACGGTTCACGACCGGCTATTCGTCAACCAACGAGGTCAAGCATTGACGACGAGCGGGATTGAGTATATTCTTAAGCAGCTCGCCAAAAAGGCGGGACTGACGCAGGTTGTGTCGGCGCACATGTTCCGGCATACGTTTGCCACTGATTTATTGAATAATGGTGCTGATTTACGTACCGTGCAACAATTGCTCGGCCACAGTAGTCTCAGCACGACCCAAATATATACCCACGTTACAACAGATGCCTTGCAGAAAAGTTATCGTGACTTTTTCCCACGTGCAACTGAGTAA